A window of the Vigna angularis cultivar LongXiaoDou No.4 chromosome 3, ASM1680809v1, whole genome shotgun sequence genome harbors these coding sequences:
- the LOC108325574 gene encoding protein fluG isoform X1, with translation MHFSFSFQLTIFFAISSLAILPNPRVMAIEGLKLVGGEEMDLSELRKTVEEIEVVDGHSHNIVAFDSNSISGGFVQAFTVGAFVDPDAIAFAQTSLSFKRGLRDVAELYGTEVSLEGVEEYRRVSGIESITSTCLKAAKFSAILIDDGIEMDKRNEIQWHKNFTPFVGRILRTERLAEQILEQGLSNGSSWTIDSFTETYVSKLRSVIVAKEIIALKSIVAYYGGVEINLKVTKTEAEESLRQVLTNATKPIYLLFHRNLVDYLFLQSLEIALSYDLPMQIHTGFGDRLLDLSKSNPLHFRSVLEDKRYSKCRFVFLHASHPFSKEASYLASVYSQVYLDFGLAIPKLSMHGMISAVKDLLTLAPINKVMFSTDAYTFPETFYLGAKNSREVVFSVLRDACIDGDLLLSEAVEAAKDILARNAIRFYKISSANITVP, from the exons ATGcacttctccttctccttccaattaacaatattcTTTGCAATTTCAAGTCTTGCCATTCTCCCCAACCCACGGGTGATGGCCATTGAAGGTCTGAAGT TGGTAGGGGGAGAGGAAATGGATTTGAGTGAACTGAGAAAAACAGTGGAGGAGATTGAAGTGGTGGATGGTCACTCACACAACATTGTTGCCTTTGACTCAAACTCCATCTCCGGCGGTTTTGTCCAGGCCTTCACTGTGGGTGCCTTTGTTGATCCTGATGCCATTGCTTTTGCACAAACCTCGCTATCATTCAAG AGAGGTTTAAGAGATGTTGCTGAGCTATACGGAACGGAGGTATCTTTGGAAGGCGTAGAAGAATACCGTAGGGTGTCTGGAATAGAATCCATCACCTCAACATGCTTAAAAGCTGCAAAATTCTCTGCCATTCTAATAGATGATGGAATAGAAATGGACAAAAGGAACGAAATACAATGGCACAAGAATTTTACACCTTTTGTTGGCAGAATCTTACGAACTGAACGACTGGCTGAGCAAATCCTTGAACAA GGTTTGTCTAATGGATCTTCGTGGACAATCGATTCATTTACTGAAACTTATGTGTCAAAGCTGAGATC TGTTATAGTTGCTAAAGAGATTATTGCCTTGAAAAGCATAGTTGCATACTACGGTGGCgtagaaatcaatttaaaagtAACTAAAACGGAAGCTGAAGAGAGTCTGAGACAGGTGTTAACAAATG CTACGAAGCCAATCTATTTACTGTTTCACAGAAATCTTGTGGACTATCTCTTCTTGCAAAGCTTGGAAATTGCTCTATCTTATGACTTGCCAATGCAGATACACACAGG GTTTGGGGATAGGCTTTTGGATTTGAGCAAGTCAAATCCTCTTCATTTCCGTTCAGTTCTTGAGGACAAGAGATATTCAAAGTGTCGGTTTGTTTTCTTACATGCCTCTCATCCATTCTCAAAGGAAGCATCATATCTAGCTTCTGTTTACTCTCAG GTTTATCTTGATTTTGGGTTGGCAATTCCAAAGCTTAGTATGCATGGGATGATTTCAGCAGTTAAAGATCTATTAACTCTGGCTCCAATAAATAAG GTGATGTTCAGCACTGACGCCTATACATTTCCTGAAACCTTCTACTTAG GTGCAAAGAATTCCCGCGAAGTTGTTTTCTCTGTTCTACGCGATGCATGCATAGATGGTGACCTCCTACTTTCTGAGGCTGTGGAAGCTGCAAAAGACATACTTGCTAGAAATGCAATCCGCTTTTACAAGATTAGTTCGGCCAACATCACTGTCCCTTAG
- the LOC108325574 gene encoding protein fluG isoform X3, whose protein sequence is MDLSELRKTVEEIEVVDGHSHNIVAFDSNSISGGFVQAFTVGAFVDPDAIAFAQTSLSFKRGLRDVAELYGTEVSLEGVEEYRRVSGIESITSTCLKAAKFSAILIDDGIEMDKRNEIQWHKNFTPFVGRILRTERLAEQILEQGLSNGSSWTIDSFTETYVSKLRSVIVAKEIIALKSIVAYYGGVEINLKVTKTEAEESLRQVLTNATKPIYLLFHRNLVDYLFLQSLEIALSYDLPMQIHTGFGDRLLDLSKSNPLHFRSVLEDKRYSKCRFVFLHASHPFSKEASYLASVYSQVYLDFGLAIPKLSMHGMISAVKDLLTLAPINKVMFSTDAYTFPETFYLGAKNSREVVFSVLRDACIDGDLLLSEAVEAAKDILARNAIRFYKISSANITVP, encoded by the exons ATGGATTTGAGTGAACTGAGAAAAACAGTGGAGGAGATTGAAGTGGTGGATGGTCACTCACACAACATTGTTGCCTTTGACTCAAACTCCATCTCCGGCGGTTTTGTCCAGGCCTTCACTGTGGGTGCCTTTGTTGATCCTGATGCCATTGCTTTTGCACAAACCTCGCTATCATTCAAG AGAGGTTTAAGAGATGTTGCTGAGCTATACGGAACGGAGGTATCTTTGGAAGGCGTAGAAGAATACCGTAGGGTGTCTGGAATAGAATCCATCACCTCAACATGCTTAAAAGCTGCAAAATTCTCTGCCATTCTAATAGATGATGGAATAGAAATGGACAAAAGGAACGAAATACAATGGCACAAGAATTTTACACCTTTTGTTGGCAGAATCTTACGAACTGAACGACTGGCTGAGCAAATCCTTGAACAA GGTTTGTCTAATGGATCTTCGTGGACAATCGATTCATTTACTGAAACTTATGTGTCAAAGCTGAGATC TGTTATAGTTGCTAAAGAGATTATTGCCTTGAAAAGCATAGTTGCATACTACGGTGGCgtagaaatcaatttaaaagtAACTAAAACGGAAGCTGAAGAGAGTCTGAGACAGGTGTTAACAAATG CTACGAAGCCAATCTATTTACTGTTTCACAGAAATCTTGTGGACTATCTCTTCTTGCAAAGCTTGGAAATTGCTCTATCTTATGACTTGCCAATGCAGATACACACAGG GTTTGGGGATAGGCTTTTGGATTTGAGCAAGTCAAATCCTCTTCATTTCCGTTCAGTTCTTGAGGACAAGAGATATTCAAAGTGTCGGTTTGTTTTCTTACATGCCTCTCATCCATTCTCAAAGGAAGCATCATATCTAGCTTCTGTTTACTCTCAG GTTTATCTTGATTTTGGGTTGGCAATTCCAAAGCTTAGTATGCATGGGATGATTTCAGCAGTTAAAGATCTATTAACTCTGGCTCCAATAAATAAG GTGATGTTCAGCACTGACGCCTATACATTTCCTGAAACCTTCTACTTAG GTGCAAAGAATTCCCGCGAAGTTGTTTTCTCTGTTCTACGCGATGCATGCATAGATGGTGACCTCCTACTTTCTGAGGCTGTGGAAGCTGCAAAAGACATACTTGCTAGAAATGCAATCCGCTTTTACAAGATTAGTTCGGCCAACATCACTGTCCCTTAG
- the LOC108325574 gene encoding protein fluG isoform X2: MHFSFSFQLTIFFAISSLAILPNPRVMAIEVVGGEEMDLSELRKTVEEIEVVDGHSHNIVAFDSNSISGGFVQAFTVGAFVDPDAIAFAQTSLSFKRGLRDVAELYGTEVSLEGVEEYRRVSGIESITSTCLKAAKFSAILIDDGIEMDKRNEIQWHKNFTPFVGRILRTERLAEQILEQGLSNGSSWTIDSFTETYVSKLRSVIVAKEIIALKSIVAYYGGVEINLKVTKTEAEESLRQVLTNATKPIYLLFHRNLVDYLFLQSLEIALSYDLPMQIHTGFGDRLLDLSKSNPLHFRSVLEDKRYSKCRFVFLHASHPFSKEASYLASVYSQVYLDFGLAIPKLSMHGMISAVKDLLTLAPINKVMFSTDAYTFPETFYLGAKNSREVVFSVLRDACIDGDLLLSEAVEAAKDILARNAIRFYKISSANITVP; this comes from the exons ATGcacttctccttctccttccaattaacaatattcTTTGCAATTTCAAGTCTTGCCATTCTCCCCAACCCACGGGTGATGGCCATTGAAG TGGTAGGGGGAGAGGAAATGGATTTGAGTGAACTGAGAAAAACAGTGGAGGAGATTGAAGTGGTGGATGGTCACTCACACAACATTGTTGCCTTTGACTCAAACTCCATCTCCGGCGGTTTTGTCCAGGCCTTCACTGTGGGTGCCTTTGTTGATCCTGATGCCATTGCTTTTGCACAAACCTCGCTATCATTCAAG AGAGGTTTAAGAGATGTTGCTGAGCTATACGGAACGGAGGTATCTTTGGAAGGCGTAGAAGAATACCGTAGGGTGTCTGGAATAGAATCCATCACCTCAACATGCTTAAAAGCTGCAAAATTCTCTGCCATTCTAATAGATGATGGAATAGAAATGGACAAAAGGAACGAAATACAATGGCACAAGAATTTTACACCTTTTGTTGGCAGAATCTTACGAACTGAACGACTGGCTGAGCAAATCCTTGAACAA GGTTTGTCTAATGGATCTTCGTGGACAATCGATTCATTTACTGAAACTTATGTGTCAAAGCTGAGATC TGTTATAGTTGCTAAAGAGATTATTGCCTTGAAAAGCATAGTTGCATACTACGGTGGCgtagaaatcaatttaaaagtAACTAAAACGGAAGCTGAAGAGAGTCTGAGACAGGTGTTAACAAATG CTACGAAGCCAATCTATTTACTGTTTCACAGAAATCTTGTGGACTATCTCTTCTTGCAAAGCTTGGAAATTGCTCTATCTTATGACTTGCCAATGCAGATACACACAGG GTTTGGGGATAGGCTTTTGGATTTGAGCAAGTCAAATCCTCTTCATTTCCGTTCAGTTCTTGAGGACAAGAGATATTCAAAGTGTCGGTTTGTTTTCTTACATGCCTCTCATCCATTCTCAAAGGAAGCATCATATCTAGCTTCTGTTTACTCTCAG GTTTATCTTGATTTTGGGTTGGCAATTCCAAAGCTTAGTATGCATGGGATGATTTCAGCAGTTAAAGATCTATTAACTCTGGCTCCAATAAATAAG GTGATGTTCAGCACTGACGCCTATACATTTCCTGAAACCTTCTACTTAG GTGCAAAGAATTCCCGCGAAGTTGTTTTCTCTGTTCTACGCGATGCATGCATAGATGGTGACCTCCTACTTTCTGAGGCTGTGGAAGCTGCAAAAGACATACTTGCTAGAAATGCAATCCGCTTTTACAAGATTAGTTCGGCCAACATCACTGTCCCTTAG